A stretch of the Narcine bancroftii isolate sNarBan1 unplaced genomic scaffold, sNarBan1.hap1 Scaffold_301, whole genome shotgun sequence genome encodes the following:
- the LOC138750904 gene encoding F-box/WD repeat-containing protein 1A-like, whose product MYGDLEVCIHMLKQLTIIPVLARGLDHIAENILSFLDARSLCAAELVCKEWYRVISDGMLWKKLMERMVRTDTLWKGLSERRGWIQYLFKNKPSDGILPPDSFYRSLYPQIIQDIETIESNWRCGHHGLQRIHCHSETSKGVYCLQYDDQKIISGLRDNTIKIWDKNTLECKNILTGHTGSVLCLQYDDKVIITGSSDSTVRVWEVNTGEMLNTLIHHCEAVLHLRFTNGMMVTCSKDRSIAVWDMSTSTDITLRRVLVGHRAAVNVVDFDDKYIVSASGDRTIKVWNTGSCEFVRTLNGHKRGIACLQYRDRLVVSGSSDNTIRLWDIECGACLRVLEGHEELVRCIRFDNKRIVSGAYDGKIKVWDLVAALDPRSPAGTLCLRTLVEHSGRVFRLQFDEFQIVSSSHDDTILIWDFLNVPSEQGDGSQSSPRTYTYVSR is encoded by the exons ATGTACGGTGACCTTGAGGTATGCATCCACATGCTTAAGCAACTAACCATTATCCCTGTACTCG CCCGTGGTCTGGATCACATTGCAGAGAACATCCTCTCATTTCTGGATGCCCGATCGCTGTGTGCCGCGGAACTGGTGTGTAAAGAATGGTACCGTGTCATCTCCGATGGGATGCTCTGGAAGAAATTGATGGAGAGGATGGTGCGCACAGACACCCTCTGGAAGGGGCTTTCAGAGCGGAGGGGATG GATCCAGTATCTGTTCAAAAACAAACCCTCCGATGGTATTTTGCCTCCAGATTCCTTCTACAGATCTCTATACCCCCAGATCATACAAGATATAGAG actattgAATCTAACTGGAGGTGTGGACATCACGGTTTACAGCGGATTCACTGCCACAGTGAAACTAGCAAAGGAGTCTATTGTTTACAGTATGATGACCAGAAAATCATCAGTGGGCTGCGTGACAACACCATCAAG ATATGGGACAAGAACACGTTGGAATGTAAGAACATTCTGACAGGACACACTGGCTCTGTGCTCTGTCTACAGTACGATGACAAAGTCATCATTACTGGATCGTCTGACTCCACAGTACG GGTTTGGGAAGTGAACACTGGGGAAATGTTGAATACTTTGATCCATCATTGTGAGGCTGTGCTGCACCTCCGCTTCACGAACGGAATGATGGTCACGTGCTCCAAGGACCGCTCGATAGCTGTGTGGGACATGAGCACATCCACAGACATCACCCTGCGCCGTGTCCTGGTTGGCCACAGGGCAGCTGTTAATGTGGTTGATTTTGATGATAAGTACATCGTGTCTGCTTCTGGAGACAGGACCATCAAA GTGTGGAACACTGGATCCTGTGAGTTTGTCCGAACGTTAAACGGACACAAGCGAGGCATCGCATGCCTGCAGTACCGGGACAGGCTCGTGGTCAGTGGTTCCTCGGATAATACAATCCG gttaTGGGACATTGAGTGTGGTGCTTGCCTGCGGGTCCTGGAAGGTCATGAAGAACTGGTTCGATGCATCCGTTTTGACAACAAACGGATAGTTAGTGGAGCCTACGATGG CAAAATTAAGGTTTGGGACTTGGTGGCTGCATTGGACCCCCGATCGCCAGCTGGGACCCTTTGCTTGCGGACTCTAGTG gaGCATTCTGGGCGAGTATTCCGGCTTCAGTTTGATGAGTTCCAGATAGTCAGCAGCTCTCACGATGACACCATCCTGATCTGGGATTTCCTGAATGTGCCCTCTGAGCAGGGTGATGGTTCGCAATCGTCCCCCCGCACCTACACCTACGTGTCCAGATAG